The segment CGGGCTGCTCCGCCGCCGCACGCTGATCGGCATGCTGATCTCCGGCGAAATCATCTTCGCCGCCGCCTCCCTGAATATCATGGCGGTAAATCGCTTCTTTTCGCCGGATCCCGCGGCGGGCCAGATTTTCGTCCTCTTCATCATGGGCCTCGCCGCCGCCGAGGTGGCGATCGCGCTCAGCATCATCATCGCCGTTTACCGCAACTACCGGTCGATCGGGACCGGGGCGATCTCGCACCTGAAAGGCTGACGCTTCGTGGAATCCGTCTCCGATATCCGCCTTCTCTTCGCCGTCCTGGCGCCGCTCGTCGGCGCCGGGCTCGTCATGGCGTTCGGGAAGAAACCCAACCTGCGCGAGTCGATCTCCGTCCTCGCGGCCGTCACGCTGTGCGGACTGGTGCTGTCGCTGGTGCCTTCGGTGCGCTCGGGCACGACCGCGCACTACACGCTCTTCGAGCTGATTCCCGCCGACGTCGCGGCAAACTTCACCGTCGCGCCCCAAGCCACCGCGCTCACGATCGCGCTGCGCGCCGACGCGCTGTCGATGATCTTCGCCGTCGTCGCGTCGTTCCTCTGGATCCTCGCGGTGTTCTACTCGGCCGGCTACATGCGCGGACTGCAGGAACACGCCCAGACCCGCTTCAACGTCTGCTTCGCGCTCGCGCTGTTCGGCGCCATCGGCTGCGCCTTCGCCGACAATCTTCTCACGCTCTACCTCTTCTACGAGATCGTCAGCGTCTCCACCTACCCGCTCGTCGCGCATCATCAGGACGAGGAAGGCTACGAGGGCGGCCGCAAGTACCTGACCTACCTGACGACCACCGCGAAGGCGCTCGTCTTCCCCGCGATCGTTCTGATCTTCGTCCTCTCCGGCACGCTCGATTTCGCCGGCAACGCGCACACCGGCATCATCCCCGCCACGGTCCAGCACGGCGTCACCACCGCGCTCTACATCGCCTGCCTGCTCGGCTTCGCGAAGAACGGCGTCATGCCTTTCCACCACTGGCTGCCCGGCGCGATGGTCGCGCCGACGCCCGTCAGCGCGCTGCTCCATGCCGTCGCCGTCGTGAAGGTCGGCGTGTTCTCCACCGTCCGCGTGATGCTCTACGTCTTCGGCGTCGACACGATGGACGCGCTGAACCTCGGCATCCCCACCGCCTACTTCGTGTCAATCACGATCCTGGTCGCCT is part of the Opitutus terrae PB90-1 genome and harbors:
- the nuoK gene encoding NADH-quinone oxidoreductase subunit NuoK, with amino-acid sequence MNLNPLTVHQQPAIYLVLAALLLAIGIFGLLRRRTLIGMLISGEIIFAAASLNIMAVNRFFSPDPAAGQIFVLFIMGLAAAEVAIALSIIIAVYRNYRSIGTGAISHLKG
- a CDS encoding monovalent cation/H+ antiporter subunit D family protein, which encodes MESVSDIRLLFAVLAPLVGAGLVMAFGKKPNLRESISVLAAVTLCGLVLSLVPSVRSGTTAHYTLFELIPADVAANFTVAPQATALTIALRADALSMIFAVVASFLWILAVFYSAGYMRGLQEHAQTRFNVCFALALFGAIGCAFADNLLTLYLFYEIVSVSTYPLVAHHQDEEGYEGGRKYLTYLTTTAKALVFPAIVLIFVLSGTLDFAGNAHTGIIPATVQHGVTTALYIACLLGFAKNGVMPFHHWLPGAMVAPTPVSALLHAVAVVKVGVFSTVRVMLYVFGVDTMDALNLGIPTAYFVSITILVASIIALSKDNLKTRLAYSTVSQLSYIILGVALLTPTAVAGGLFHIAAHAFAKITLFFCAGAIYVATHKKYISEMSGLGRVMPWTFGAFALASLSMIGVPPVGGFTSKLYLLVGSLDAGAIGILVVLIASTLLNAAYFAPVVYQAFFGKPPAPMPEAERIPAPELVAAGHEHDDAPAAAHATHGAAHGHTAPAPKGGEAPLAMVIPLCLTAVLSVLLGFYPDFFMQFAAAVLP